A segment of the Ipomoea triloba cultivar NCNSP0323 chromosome 1, ASM357664v1 genome:
CACACAAAAGCCTCTCAAAAATCTCCCATGAAGTCACCCATGTCTTCTGGTTAGCCCTGCAAGTTCacgaaaaggaagaagaaaacatcAGGCTCAACTCAACCATGCTCGATAACGTACTCAGATCCTTAACATCCTCGAATTCGACCAGCCTGCGCCATGTTACCGTACAAACCGGTACGAAGCAATACATGGGACCCATTTTCGATCCATCATTGGCAACCGACAAAATGATCCCTCACGAACCTCCCTTTAAAGAAGACTACCCACGGCTTCCATTCCCGAACTTCTATTACGCGCTAGAAGATCTCGTGGCTAGTTACGCCGAAACCAATTCTTTCTCCTTCTCTATACACAGATCATCCATGATAATCGGTGCATCTTCAGTAAGCGTGTTCAATTTAATGCTAAATCTGTGCGTCTACGCCGTTATTTGCAAGGAAAAAGGTTTTCCGTTTAGGTACCCTGGGAACCGTTACATGTGGGAGCATTTCTCGGACGTGTCTGACGCGAAGTTGCTGGCGGAGCAGCAGATATGGGCAGGCGTAACGGAGAAGGCGAAGAACCAGGCGTTCAACTGCACCAACGGAGATGTTTTCGCGTGGAAAAGCATTTGGAGACTTTTCTGCGACATGTTTGAGTTAGAGTTCGTGGCGTTTGAGGAGAACGGTGACAAGGAATTCGATATAGTGGAGTTCATGAAGGATAAGGGAGAGATTTGGGAGGGTGTAGTTGAAAAACATGGACTTTTCAGAACCAAAATGGAGGAGATCACTTGCTATCCTGCACTGCAGACTGTGTTGGGATTCCAGTTTCAACACGTTTGTAGCATGAATAAGAGTAAAGAATTTGGGTTTCTTGGATATGCTGATACGTTGAAGAGGATTAGAGTTTGGGTGCAGAAGTTGAGAGAAATGAACATCATTCCATGATTTTATCTATTCCCAGTTACAATTTACAAACGTACCCCGGTATCGTGgtgcaataatataatgtatgtgTGCTGCCAGTTCTCAAAGCTTTAATGTATTTGTGTtataatgaatttaattatttaatttcttttatggatttgtagtattatattataataaattttaattcatGATGCAATTATATAGATTGTGGTCCATGGTGTAATTTGCCATACTGATTCCGAAATGGCTTCTTAGTTTTGTGGGCCGATGATGAAGTTTGTGCCATGGTATCATGCTGTATGTCATTGAATTGGTGTGTGGTTTTCTGTATTGAAATAAACATAAACTCCATTAACTAGAAACGATCCAAATACAAAGCATCCAAATAAAAGGATCGGAGGAGGGTACAATGAACCCTCCTTACAACCTGATAAAGAATAGGATTATTGAGCTAATAATAAGTGAGTAAAAAAACTTTGTTCACATATCCTTTGATAAAAGAAACATAAACATAAGCAGATTTACTCAACATATCTTTAACATCATGtaagaataaattaaaagaagacTCTCCTCTTGAAGAATATCCGTATCAACATAAACATTGTTTAGATTGCTCATCTTTAACAAAAGAGTGCTTTCCGAAGAGTAATGGCTTCGACTTCCTTTGAGAAGATCAGAATATGCATGCCCTGCCATAGCGTACATTTTGCTGCTATAAAGTCACCTTGATCATCTCGGAGGACCAACCAAACTCATACCACCCACATTTTTGTGTATAGcatgttgtaataataataataataatattattattattatataaaccaaGTGGAGCAAGATGGAATGGATTTCGGTAGAGGCTTTAGTGCTTAATTATATCATGTGTGTCATTATGTGTGTGGAATGAATAAATCCATAAAACATGGATTAGTGTAGTGGAGTAATTTAGGGGAGTGGGGTAGATATAGCACAAAACATGGAGTAGTGGATGAGTGATGTGTAACTAAATAATGAGTAgcttttgtcatctttgtatgcatatatatatatgtattgccGTAGGAATTGATGTGAATGAATGGAGTGAAGAAATAAAAGCAAAGCAAAATTCAGAAAAGTTTCCTAGCTATATTCCTTAGTCCTTTCCCCTCTTTctctcaattaaatacatagatatatttgattaaatatatctaacatttggtatcagagccctgccAACCTTCCAACCCTGAGATATTTTTTCTAGTGAAATAtggccaataatttcaatattgtgtgGTCGTGTCCTAAATTAGATGGGAAACTCGATTaaaattattggcaaattatgatgaccacacatttgaaagctcaaaattattggcaaattatgatgaccacacatttgaaagctcaaaatctttggagctttgttgatcccggtctaccagaaggagctgatgcagcTGCTGTACGTGATCCCGGTCTACcagaaggagctgatgcagcTGCTGTACGGCGAGATCAATTGGTGTTGGGACAAATTCATCAAGGTGTCCATTACTCCATTTTTTGGCAGCTAGCTCGTGCTGAAACAGCAAAACAAGCTTGGGACATCTTGAAGGTGTCAAACAAAGGAGTTGACCGGTCACAGAAGTCTAAGCTGCAAACATTGAGAAGGTTGTATGATCGTTGTGAGATGATCTCTATAGAAACGGTAGATATGTATTTCTCTCGTCTTATTGATCTTGTtaataagatgaggttatacgGAGACACAATTGAagatggtgcagtggttgaaaaagttctgcgaacgatgccgatgaagtatgaccatgtggtggcttcaataacGGAGTCACACGATACCGAGGACTTGACGATTGCcgagttaaaaggtatgatagaAAGTCATGTTGAAAGAATTGAGTCAAAATCGGAACCACTAGCAGAAGAGGCTTTGAAGAGCCATGTCACCCTTGATATGTCTGGCTCTAATCAAAGAAGTGGAGAAGctggtagaggtcgtggaagaggaagaggaggattcagaggaagaggacgtggtaactccaatcaaggaagaggtggaggtaataCCAAGCAAGGTAGATTTCCatttaattgctacaattgcGGCAAGTATGGACACAAAATTGCAGATTGCTGGTATAAAGAGGATGATCATGAACAAGCAAATGTTGCTGAAAAATCTGGTGAAAGTTCTGCTGAACCTGAAATCTTATTTTTGGCCAGTAACAGTTTGTCTGcagatgaaaacatatggttcttggatactggatgtagtaaccatatgtgCGGAAAGAAGAAATTGTTTTCAGAATTGGATGAATCAGTTCGATCTGAAGTGACATTTGGGaataagtcaaaagtgccaattttgggaaaaggtaaaatctctattaagttgaaggatggtactcacaattttatatccgatGTGTTTTATGTTCTTGActtacaccaaaatttgttaAGTATGGGACAGTTGTCAGAAAAgggatataaaataaatatcattgGAGGGTGTTGTACCATCATTGATGccaagggagttttgattgcaaaggtaaatatgtcccaaaatcgactatttcctttggAAATCAATCATGCACATcttacttgctttaattctgAAATCCAAGATGATAATTGGTTGTGGCATATGCGGTTTTGGCATTTTCATTTCTCCGGATTAAATTATTTGGCAAGAAAGAAACTTGTTTTCGATTTGCCAATTATTAATGTTCCTGACAAAATTTGTGATagttgtttgattgggaagaagcataTAGAACCTTTTCCTGTAGGCAAGTCTAAAAGAGCAACAAAGCAGTTGGAGATTGTTCACTCAGATCTGTGTTCAGTGGAAGTTCCTTCAAATGGAGGTTGTAAATACTTTAttaccttcattgatgatttcagtagaaaaacatgggtttattttctgaaacagaagtcagatgcatgtgatgtttttcaacaatttaaggtttttgttgaaaaacaaagtggttataagattaaaattttgagaactgatagaggtacagaatatattgcttgtgatgaatttttaaagaaaaatggtattCAGCATCAGATGACAGCTAGGTACACTACACAACAAAACGGGGTGGCTGAAAGGAAGAATAGGTCTATCATGGATATGGTGAGATGCAtgatgaaatctaaaaatctgcctaaacctttttgggcagaagctgttgcttgtgctgttcatgtgttgaataggtgtccaactaaaagtgttcgtgataagacacctAAGGAAGCTTGGAGTGGGAGTAAACCATCTATCAGacatctcaaggtttttggatgtttggcatatgcacatatgccagatcagttgagaaagaagttggacgataaaggtgagaagtgtatttttattggttatagtgacatttcaaaggcttataaattgtataatcctgaaactcaaaaggttgttataagtcgtgatgtcatttttgatgaatatggtgcatgGGATTGGTCAACTAAAGAAGAAATGTCAGTTGTTGTTCCCATTATTCATGTTAATGAGCAATTGGTGCCAGATAATGTTCAGTCTTCTTTACAGCCAGAGTCATCAGTTCGgagatctcaacgcgagcgTCACTTACCAGCTCGTTTGGAAGATTATGTTTTGGGTAATGATAATGACTTgactgatgaagagattgttcagtttgctctctttgcagattgtgaccctATATCATTTAAGGAGGCTGCTACAAaaactcattggcttaaggcaatggatgaggagattTGTGCCATTGAAAGGAACGGTACTTGGGAGTTAACAGACTTATCTCCCggaaagaagccaattggagtaaagtgggtcaacaaaaccaaatacaagtcaaGTGGTGAGATTGACCGTTTCAAGGCATGGTTGCTAGCAAGGGGTTACAAGCAACAATCAGATATCTTTTCAAAGCAATTGAAGACAAAGATATTTCTCAAACTGAAGAAGAAATTGGGATGAAGAATATATCCAACTTGGTTTAAGGGGGGcaatgttgtaataataataataatattattattattattatataaaccaaGTGGAGCAAGATGGAATGGATTTCGGTAGAGGCTTTAGTGCTTAATTATATCATGTGTGTCATTATGTGTGTGGAATGAATAAATCCATAAAACATGGATTAGTGTAGTGGAGTAATTTAGGGGAGTGGGGTAGATATAGCACAAAACATGGAGTAGTGGATGAGTGATGTGTAACTAAATAATGAGTAgcttttgtcatctttgtatgcatatatatatatatgtattgccGTAGGAATTGATGTGAATGAATGGAGTGAAGAAATAAAAGCAAAGCAAAATTCAGAAAAGTTTCCTAGCTATATTCCTTAGTCCTTTCCCCTCTTTctctcaattaaatacatagatatatttgattaaatatatctaacatAGCAGCATCCACATTAAGTATTACCCATCTCCAACGAGTTTTTCCTTACGAATTGAATAACATAGGAAGGTCGTGTTACCATCGGTGTGTGGTTTGTGAGCTCGTATATAGTACTTGTTCCGCCCCCTTTTTTTGTCTGGTTTGATTAGCCAGGTTTGACTAacgttattattaatttaattttttgtaatattaagtttgatattagtatacaaaatttataattaggtaagagaattaatattgttttagaTGTGGGCTCATTTGAGTcatttatatcatttactttaaTGTAGTGCAAACAAATAGCATCTATAATTTATTGAACGTACAAATGCTCAGTACACCGGCCTATAACATTATTGTGAATATCTATCATCCCTTACCGAATTAATAATACAAACGATATTGACCACAAAGAttgttggatttatttttgaaaacagaTTGTTGGATTTGTTGCTATAAAAAGTATTGTCTCCACATGCACTCCGATCCACACATTATGAAACTTTTAATAGTTGAATTATTTGGATGTtgaaattttcaactttttatcttttttataatATCTATGCGTTTAATTATAAAACAAATGACAATTTACTAATCTAATATGTGTCactcaaataaacaaataacaaTTAGGTTCATCAAACTCAACCATTCTAGCCGccattttttatctttatttttggtaaattcactcGGTCTTTATCCGAACAGATGAAGCTCACTCGCCATTTGAGTTACTAAAGTTATAAGGTAGGATTTACGGTTTCCCATAGCTTGTCTGGATTGCTTTACGTACTTTTTCTGCAGTCTGCAGTCTTGtgaattacggagtattattattttttattttaagactAATTTAATAACGTAACTCGAACAGCTAAAGGCTTTATATTAATTGGCTCAAAGCCTCAAAGTTACACACATCCACGATCTACATCTTGAGCCTTTAGATATCTAACTTGCAAAAAAATGGGGCAAGAGAAGTATTCTAAAGCGGTGGCGCTGGTTATCGGCGCAACCGGGATGGTTGGGGTGGCGATGGTGGAGGCGTTAAAACAGCCGACAGCTCTCGGCGGACCGTGGAAGGTCTACGGCGCTGCCAGGCGGCCTTTACCGTCTTGGTTCCCGTCTTCTTTCCTCGACGAGTATATCACTTTTGATGCGCTCAACATGGAGGATACACACAAAAGCCTCTCAAAAATCTCCAATGAAGTCACCCATGTTTTCTGGTTAGCCCTGCAAGTTCacgaaaaggaagaagaaaacatcAGGCTCAACTCAACCATGCTCGACAACGTCCTCAGATCCTTAACATCCTCGAATTCCACCCGCCTGAGCCATGTTACCATACAAACCGGTACGAAGCAATACATGGGACCCATTTTTGATCCATCATTGGCAACCGACAAAATGATCCCTCACGAAGCTCCGTTTAAAGAAGACTACCCACGGCTTCCATTCCCAAACTTCTACTACGCGCTAGAAGATCTCGTGGCTAATTACGCAGAAACCAAATCTTTCTCCTTCTCTATACACAGATCATCCATCATAATCGGTGCGTCTTCATTAAGCGTGTTTAATTCACTGCTAACTCTGTGCGTTTACGCTATTATTTGCAAGGAAAAAGGGTTTCCATTTAGGTATCCCGGAAACCGTAACACGTGGGACCGTTTCTGCGACATGTCTGACGCAAGGTTGTTGGCGGAGCAGCAGATATGGGCAGGCGTGACGGTGAAGGCGAAGAACCAGGCGTTCAACTGCACCAACGGAGATGTTTTCGCGTGGAAAAGCATTTGGAGACTTTTCTGCGACATGTTTGAGTTGGAGTTCGTGGCATTTGAGGAGAATGGTGACGAGGAATTCGATATAGTGGAGTTCATGAAGGATAAGGGAGAGATTTGGGAGGGTGTAGTTAAAAAACATGGACTTTTCAGAACCAGAATGGAGGAGATCACTTGCTATCCTGCACTGCAGACAGTGTTGAGATTCCCGTTTCAACACGTTTGTAGCATGAATAAGAGTAAAGAATTTGGGTTTCTTGGATATGCTGATACGTTGAAGAGGATTAGAGTTTGGTTGCAGAAATTGAGAGAAATGAAAATCATTCCATGATCTGATCTATACGGCCTGTTTCAAAACATACACCTGTGTTCGTTGTTTGCTTTTCGACGCTACTTATGTTGTAACGCGCGTAATGTATATCTGTTTAATTTGCACTTGGCAAAATaaagcagttttttttttcctcgagTGATCGAATGATTGAAAAACAGGTTAGAAGTTTAATTTTGTCAAAT
Coding sequences within it:
- the LOC116015859 gene encoding iridoid synthase CYC2-like: MAQEKCSKAVALIVGATGMVGVALAEALKEPTALGGPWKVYGAARRPLPSWFPASFLDEYMTFDALNLEDTHKSLSKISHEVTHVFWLALQVHEKEEENIRLNSTMLDNVLRSLTSSNSTSLRHVTVQTGTKQYMGPIFDPSLATDKMIPHEPPFKEDYPRLPFPNFYYALEDLVASYAETNSFSFSIHRSSMIIGASSVSVFNLMLNLCVYAVICKEKGFPFRYPGNRYMWEHFSDVSDAKLLAEQQIWAGVTEKAKNQAFNCTNGDVFAWKSIWRLFCDMFELEFVAFEENGDKEFDIVEFMKDKGEIWEGVVEKHGLFRTKMEEITCYPALQTVLGFQFQHVCSMNKSKEFGFLGYADTLKRIRVWVQKLREMNIIP
- the LOC116020905 gene encoding iridoid synthase CYC2-like — translated: MGQEKYSKAVALVIGATGMVGVAMVEALKQPTALGGPWKVYGAARRPLPSWFPSSFLDEYITFDALNMEDTHKSLSKISNEVTHVFWLALQVHEKEEENIRLNSTMLDNVLRSLTSSNSTRLSHVTIQTGTKQYMGPIFDPSLATDKMIPHEAPFKEDYPRLPFPNFYYALEDLVANYAETKSFSFSIHRSSIIIGASSLSVFNSLLTLCVYAIICKEKGFPFRYPGNRNTWDRFCDMSDARLLAEQQIWAGVTVKAKNQAFNCTNGDVFAWKSIWRLFCDMFELEFVAFEENGDEEFDIVEFMKDKGEIWEGVVKKHGLFRTRMEEITCYPALQTVLRFPFQHVCSMNKSKEFGFLGYADTLKRIRVWLQKLREMKIIP